A stretch of Flavobacterium sp. N1994 DNA encodes these proteins:
- a CDS encoding AsmA-like C-terminal region-containing protein: protein MKNVIIRILKISGISLGFILALLFILPMLFPGKIAEEVKSFANQKLNGKLNFKEANLSFFNHFPSLTLTLTDFSLNGSAPYKNEKLLTAKEVAFGINLKSLLFDKQVNIDKIFVSDAFINVKVNEKGEANYNVYKSDAKTTEKDTTSTTDLRLEKIAIENTHLVYDDKSTKMLIDANGFNYVGNGDLDKAIFDLNTDADIEDFDFTYNGEQYLKNKKVNANLITKINTHSLAFVFEQNNLKINKLPVEFKGKFNFLSNGYDMDFNIKSEDSKLNDFFTALPPHYVTWLDKSKVNGSTDLLLTLKGKYIASKNQKPDLAFNMKIRDGFINYNNAPIPASNIFLNFDTKLPSLDTEKLQVNIDSIFFNVDKDYFKAIIKTVGLSKPKIAARIQSKINLAKMNKAFGFQNMDLRGVLNMDIKSNGVYDKKNNKIPVTNGKVFLKNGFVKTIYYPNPIKNINVLASISDKLGNLNDLKINITPASFEFEGKPIYVNAKLQNFDNINYDIKAKGELDVAKIYKVFSRKGLDLEGYINADVTFKGSQNDAMKGNYKNLHNSGTLKLRNIKTTSEYLPKPFLIKDGTFVFHQDKMNFNDFVATYGQSDFKMNGYLQNVIDFVLTNKAILKGNFALQSNYINCDEFMSASASQPQTAVPDILKDNTKPLTPAETGVIVIPSNFDLQFHAVADKVNFQDLALEKLNGNMLINNGKLIMKNNSFDVIGCNVKMEVEYASESTNKAAFDFKILAKDFDVKRAYKEVKLFREMASAAESAEGIISLDYKVAGKLDGNMQPIYPSLIGGGTLSVKDVKMKGFKMFGAVSRKTGREAIKNPDLSKVDINTTIKNNIITIERFKFKVAGFRPRIEGQTSFDGRLNIKMRLGLPPLGIIGIPMKITGTKDNPKVSLGRQSEDLKETEYEEGQAPIQGPITTPQTTN, encoded by the coding sequence ATGAAAAATGTGATTATCAGAATTTTAAAAATCTCCGGAATTTCATTGGGCTTTATTTTAGCTTTGCTATTTATATTGCCAATGCTTTTTCCAGGTAAAATTGCTGAAGAAGTAAAATCATTTGCCAATCAAAAACTTAATGGCAAGCTTAATTTCAAAGAAGCAAATCTATCATTCTTCAATCATTTTCCATCTTTAACGTTAACCCTTACCGATTTCTCATTAAATGGTTCAGCTCCTTATAAAAACGAAAAATTACTAACGGCAAAAGAAGTAGCTTTTGGAATCAATCTTAAGTCCCTGCTTTTTGATAAACAAGTCAACATCGATAAAATATTTGTTTCTGACGCATTTATCAATGTAAAAGTAAATGAAAAAGGAGAGGCGAATTATAATGTTTATAAATCGGATGCTAAAACCACCGAGAAAGATACCACAAGTACAACCGATTTACGTTTAGAAAAAATAGCTATCGAGAATACGCATTTAGTATACGATGACAAATCAACCAAAATGCTAATCGATGCCAATGGATTCAATTATGTTGGTAATGGCGATTTAGACAAAGCAATATTCGATTTAAACACCGATGCTGATATTGAAGATTTTGATTTTACTTACAATGGAGAACAGTATTTAAAAAACAAAAAAGTTAACGCCAATTTGATTACTAAAATCAATACCCATTCGTTAGCCTTTGTTTTCGAACAAAATAATTTAAAAATCAATAAACTACCTGTAGAGTTCAAAGGGAAATTTAATTTCTTGAGCAATGGGTATGATATGGATTTCAATATCAAATCAGAAGACAGTAAACTTAACGATTTTTTTACTGCATTACCCCCTCATTATGTAACTTGGCTTGACAAATCAAAAGTTAATGGAAGCACCGATTTGCTTTTGACTTTGAAAGGAAAATATATCGCTTCTAAAAATCAAAAACCGGATTTGGCTTTCAATATGAAAATCCGTGATGGATTTATTAATTATAACAATGCTCCTATACCAGCATCGAATATCTTTTTGAATTTTGACACCAAATTGCCTTCTTTAGATACAGAAAAATTACAGGTCAATATTGATTCAATTTTCTTCAATGTTGATAAAGATTATTTCAAAGCGATTATTAAAACGGTTGGACTTTCAAAGCCAAAAATAGCAGCCCGAATTCAATCCAAGATTAATTTAGCAAAAATGAATAAAGCCTTTGGATTTCAAAACATGGATTTGCGTGGTGTCTTGAATATGGACATAAAATCGAATGGAGTTTATGATAAAAAAAACAATAAGATTCCAGTTACCAACGGAAAAGTCTTTTTGAAAAACGGATTCGTAAAAACAATTTACTATCCCAATCCAATTAAAAATATCAATGTTTTAGCTAGCATTTCAGATAAGCTAGGCAATTTAAATGATTTGAAAATCAATATTACACCAGCGTCTTTTGAGTTTGAAGGAAAGCCCATTTATGTCAATGCTAAATTACAGAACTTTGATAATATTAATTATGATATTAAAGCCAAAGGAGAATTGGATGTTGCCAAAATTTATAAAGTATTCTCTCGAAAAGGATTAGATTTAGAGGGCTATATCAATGCTGACGTTACTTTCAAAGGCTCACAAAATGACGCTATGAAAGGGAATTATAAAAACCTTCACAATAGCGGAACATTGAAACTGCGCAATATCAAAACAACATCAGAATATTTGCCAAAGCCATTTCTAATCAAAGACGGAACTTTTGTGTTCCATCAGGATAAAATGAATTTCAATGATTTTGTGGCAACTTACGGTCAGTCCGACTTTAAAATGAACGGGTATTTGCAAAACGTAATCGACTTTGTTTTGACCAACAAAGCCATTCTAAAAGGAAATTTTGCGTTACAATCTAATTATATCAATTGTGACGAATTTATGTCTGCTTCAGCAAGTCAACCACAAACTGCCGTTCCAGATATTCTTAAAGACAATACAAAACCATTAACGCCAGCAGAGACAGGGGTAATTGTTATTCCAAGTAATTTCGATTTGCAATTTCACGCTGTTGCTGATAAAGTTAACTTTCAAGATTTAGCTTTGGAAAAATTAAACGGAAATATGCTTATCAATAATGGGAAACTGATTATGAAGAACAACAGTTTTGATGTCATTGGTTGTAATGTGAAAATGGAAGTTGAGTATGCAAGTGAATCCACAAATAAAGCAGCATTTGATTTCAAAATTTTAGCTAAAGACTTTGACGTAAAAAGAGCTTATAAAGAAGTTAAACTATTCAGAGAAATGGCTTCTGCTGCAGAAAGTGCTGAAGGAATAATCTCTTTAGATTATAAAGTAGCTGGAAAATTAGATGGCAATATGCAGCCGATTTATCCATCACTTATTGGAGGCGGAACACTTTCGGTAAAGGATGTAAAAATGAAAGGGTTTAAGATGTTTGGTGCCGTGAGCAGAAAGACAGGAAGAGAAGCTATAAAAAACCCTGATTTGTCAAAAGTAGATATTAATACTACCATCAAAAATAATATCATAACCATTGAACGATTTAAATTCAAAGTAGCTGGATTCCGTCCAAGAATTGAAGGGCAAACAAGCTTTGATGGCCGATTGAATATCAAAATGCGATTAGGATTACCACCGTTGGGTATTATTGGTATTCCAATGAAAATTACTGGAACCAAAGACAATCCAAAAGTTAGCCTAGGAAGACAAAGCGAAGATTTGAAAGAAACCGAATATGAAGAAGGTCAAGCTCCAATTCAAGGTCCTATAACAACACCTCAAACAACCAATTAA
- a CDS encoding alpha-amylase family glycosyl hydrolase has protein sequence MKKIFLLLLFSAFASQAQLQTITPTVSPNPFERNQQITITVQGSQINEATWGVTGNALYLWAWMQDANGNYIADCPTNGTWTASSEANRLTYNSGNDTYTITFVPQTFYNNTVFGRMGFLVKAKDGTNKQTNDNIFNVGAFQMSLVSPVENSFTILSASTNASIVASNTGGAASYVLKANGVTISGPTSTTFFTAGPLVSQNTVFTVECTQGATTIVKKFTYLFNPGTISQALPSGVADDGITYNSGDATKATLVLDAPNKDFVYVAGSFNNWFPTAAYAMKKDPTTGKFWLELTGLTSGQIYTYQYWVCKTTPTITNSPKVVKTADPYSTLVLSPFDDPYIPATKYPNLPAYPTGQEKEVTVLQTGQTPYNWTVTNFTKPAKENLVIYEVLVRDFDADRSYQSLIDRMDYFKNLKVNAIELMPVMEYEGNEGWGYNPSFHLAADKFYGPANKLKEFVDLCHQNGIAVVLDVALNHAFGRNPMVRMWMVDADGDGFGDPSSENPYFNTVATHSYGVGNDFNHSSARTKYYTKRVIKQWIQEFKIDGLRWDLTKGFTQNCTGSDACTNSYQQDRVDVLKEYADYSWSLDPTHYTIFEHLGVDSEEQQWANYRIAETPSKGVMLWGKMTDQYNQLTMGYNSSNDISRMSSSSRGFTNKRLVGYAESHDEERLMYKNVTFGSTVNAAHNVTNLNTALSRMSALGAVTLLVPGPKMIWGFGDLGNDESIFTCNNGTINTASDATSGDCRLDTKIQNQWTSNWLGNTNRSQIYNDWAKMIDLKKNNSVFSANSSITSGTTLQPKIYIWDDTLPTTTLKNVVVLSNFDVTAQNVVPNFPYTGTWYDLMTNTPISVSNASAPINIAAGQYKIYGNQPAALASNEFEMVSNLKLSPNPTSGLFTISGQVAKVQVYSITGQMVKSFENISSDNYPFDINDLSKGVYLVKAIDMNNNSKTLKLIKQ, from the coding sequence ATGAAAAAGATATTTTTATTACTATTATTCTCAGCTTTTGCTTCACAAGCACAGCTTCAGACTATTACTCCAACGGTGTCGCCAAACCCTTTTGAGAGAAATCAGCAAATTACTATCACAGTTCAAGGGAGTCAAATAAATGAGGCTACCTGGGGAGTAACAGGTAATGCACTTTATTTATGGGCTTGGATGCAAGATGCTAATGGCAATTACATAGCAGATTGTCCTACCAATGGAACTTGGACAGCTTCATCAGAAGCCAATAGGTTAACTTATAATTCAGGGAATGATACCTACACCATAACTTTTGTCCCTCAAACATTTTATAACAATACCGTTTTTGGGAGAATGGGTTTTCTTGTAAAAGCAAAAGATGGTACTAATAAACAAACCAACGATAATATTTTTAATGTTGGTGCTTTCCAAATGTCTTTAGTATCACCTGTTGAAAATAGTTTTACCATATTATCTGCTAGTACTAATGCAAGTATTGTTGCCTCTAACACAGGAGGTGCAGCCTCTTACGTTTTAAAAGCAAATGGTGTTACTATAAGTGGACCAACTTCTACAACATTCTTTACTGCGGGACCTTTAGTATCTCAAAATACTGTTTTTACAGTGGAATGTACTCAAGGGGCAACTACCATTGTAAAGAAATTTACATACCTATTTAATCCAGGTACCATTTCACAAGCACTTCCTTCTGGAGTTGCCGATGATGGAATAACTTATAATTCTGGTGATGCTACAAAAGCTACATTGGTATTAGATGCTCCAAATAAAGATTTTGTTTATGTTGCGGGTAGTTTTAATAACTGGTTTCCTACTGCTGCATATGCTATGAAAAAGGATCCTACAACAGGCAAGTTTTGGCTTGAGCTAACAGGTTTAACTTCGGGACAAATATATACTTATCAATATTGGGTTTGTAAAACAACTCCAACGATAACTAATTCACCTAAAGTGGTAAAAACAGCTGATCCATATTCAACATTAGTATTGTCACCATTTGACGACCCTTATATACCAGCTACTAAATATCCTAATTTACCAGCTTATCCAACGGGTCAAGAAAAAGAAGTTACTGTTCTACAAACTGGACAAACACCTTATAACTGGACTGTTACCAATTTTACAAAGCCAGCCAAAGAAAATTTAGTAATCTATGAAGTTCTAGTTAGAGATTTTGATGCTGACAGAAGCTATCAAAGTCTGATAGATAGAATGGATTATTTTAAAAATTTAAAAGTTAATGCTATTGAATTAATGCCAGTTATGGAGTATGAAGGCAATGAAGGTTGGGGTTATAATCCATCATTTCATTTGGCAGCCGATAAATTCTATGGACCAGCTAATAAGCTTAAAGAGTTTGTAGATTTATGTCACCAAAACGGCATTGCAGTGGTATTAGATGTTGCTTTAAATCATGCTTTCGGTAGAAACCCAATGGTTAGAATGTGGATGGTTGATGCTGATGGAGATGGTTTTGGAGATCCAAGTTCTGAAAATCCTTATTTCAATACGGTAGCTACTCACAGTTATGGTGTTGGAAATGATTTTAATCACTCTTCAGCAAGAACAAAATACTATACTAAAAGAGTCATTAAACAATGGATTCAAGAATTTAAAATTGACGGTTTACGTTGGGATTTAACTAAAGGATTTACTCAAAATTGTACAGGAAGTGATGCTTGTACAAATTCATATCAACAAGATAGAGTGGATGTCCTAAAAGAATATGCTGATTATTCATGGTCACTTGACCCAACACATTATACTATTTTTGAACACTTAGGAGTGGATTCAGAAGAGCAACAATGGGCTAATTATAGAATTGCTGAAACACCAAGTAAAGGAGTGATGCTTTGGGGTAAAATGACTGATCAGTACAATCAGTTAACTATGGGATATAATTCAAGTAATGATATTTCTAGAATGTCAAGTTCAAGCAGAGGTTTTACCAATAAAAGATTAGTTGGATATGCCGAAAGTCATGACGAAGAAAGATTGATGTATAAAAATGTTACTTTCGGAAGTACAGTTAATGCTGCACACAATGTAACCAACTTAAACACTGCATTATCAAGAATGTCAGCTCTTGGAGCTGTTACCTTACTTGTTCCTGGACCAAAAATGATTTGGGGTTTTGGAGATTTAGGTAATGATGAGTCTATTTTTACTTGTAATAATGGAACGATAAACACTGCCTCTGATGCTACTTCAGGTGATTGTAGATTGGATACAAAAATTCAAAATCAATGGACTAGCAATTGGTTAGGAAATACTAACAGAAGCCAAATTTATAACGATTGGGCAAAAATGATTGATTTGAAAAAGAATAACTCTGTTTTTTCAGCCAATTCAAGTATAACTTCTGGAACTACTTTACAACCTAAAATCTATATTTGGGATGATACATTGCCAACTACTACTTTAAAAAATGTAGTTGTATTATCTAATTTTGATGTAACAGCTCAAAATGTTGTGCCTAATTTTCCTTATACAGGAACTTGGTATGACTTGATGACCAATACTCCAATATCAGTATCAAATGCATCAGCACCTATCAATATTGCTGCAGGACAATACAAAATATACGGAAATCAACCAGCAGCTTTGGCATCTAATGAATTTGAAATGGTTAGTAATTTAAAATTGTCTCCTAATCCTACCTCAGGATTGTTCACCATAAGCGGACAAGTTGCTAAAGTTCAAGTGTATTCTATTACTGGACAAATGGTAAAATCTTTTGAAAATATTTCTTCAGACAACTATCCATTTGATATTAATGATTTAAGTAAAGGAGTATACTTAGTGAAAGCTATAGATATGAATAACAACTCAAAAACTTTGAAATTAATTAAACAATAA
- a CDS encoding hydroxymethylglutaryl-CoA reductase, degradative, which translates to MNNSISGFSKLSKEEKINWIAKEYFANSTEAVATIKQYWNNDAQLQQLHDEFIENTITNFYLPMGIAPNFLINGKYYSVPMVIEESSVVAAAAKSAKFWSTRGGFKATVLNTEKIGQVHFLFNGDSVKLQQFFNSIKGNLLASTESITQNMQKRGGGITSLELRDKTSELENYFQLHATFETKDSMGANFINSCLEQLAKSLKEEAQNYNGFTEEERDIVIVMSILSNYVPNCIVRVEVSCKVEDLAEKKIENPKEFAEKLVQAIRIAEIEPFRAVTHNKGIMNGVDAVVLATGNDFRAVEAGVHAYASREGHYSSLSHAKVENGIFTFWMEIPLALGTVGGLTSLHPLVKMALEILGKPSAPELMQIVAVAGLAQNFAALRSLTTTGIQEGHMKMHINNILNQYQTTTEERKIIRNHFENNTISHASVVAFIENLRK; encoded by the coding sequence ATGAATAATTCCATTTCGGGCTTTTCAAAATTATCCAAAGAAGAAAAAATCAATTGGATTGCCAAAGAGTATTTTGCTAATTCAACGGAAGCAGTTGCGACAATAAAACAATATTGGAACAATGATGCTCAACTCCAACAATTACATGATGAATTTATAGAAAATACCATTACCAATTTCTATTTGCCTATGGGAATTGCGCCAAATTTTCTGATCAATGGAAAGTATTATTCTGTTCCAATGGTTATTGAAGAAAGTTCGGTTGTAGCTGCAGCTGCAAAATCAGCAAAGTTTTGGAGTACTCGTGGCGGATTTAAAGCAACCGTTTTGAATACGGAGAAAATAGGTCAGGTTCATTTTCTATTCAACGGCGATTCCGTAAAACTGCAACAGTTTTTCAATTCGATTAAAGGAAATTTATTAGCCTCTACGGAAAGCATTACACAAAACATGCAAAAACGAGGTGGTGGAATTACATCATTAGAACTTCGCGATAAAACTTCTGAACTAGAGAATTACTTTCAACTGCATGCAACCTTTGAAACCAAAGACAGCATGGGAGCTAATTTTATTAATTCCTGTTTGGAACAATTAGCTAAATCGTTAAAAGAAGAAGCCCAGAATTATAATGGTTTTACGGAAGAAGAGAGAGATATTGTCATAGTGATGAGTATTCTTTCGAATTATGTTCCCAATTGTATTGTTCGAGTTGAAGTATCTTGTAAAGTAGAAGATTTAGCAGAAAAGAAAATTGAAAATCCAAAAGAGTTTGCCGAGAAATTAGTACAAGCTATTCGTATTGCCGAGATAGAACCTTTCCGCGCTGTTACACACAACAAAGGAATTATGAATGGAGTAGATGCTGTGGTTTTGGCCACAGGAAATGACTTCCGTGCAGTGGAAGCTGGAGTTCATGCTTATGCTTCCCGTGAAGGACACTATTCTAGTTTGTCTCATGCCAAAGTTGAAAACGGAATATTTACTTTTTGGATGGAAATTCCATTAGCTTTAGGAACAGTTGGTGGGCTGACTTCTTTACATCCATTAGTGAAAATGGCTTTGGAAATTTTAGGAAAACCTTCTGCACCAGAATTAATGCAAATTGTAGCTGTTGCGGGATTGGCACAAAACTTTGCTGCTTTGCGTTCGTTAACCACAACCGGAATTCAGGAAGGTCATATGAAAATGCACATTAATAATATTCTGAATCAATATCAAACTACAACAGAAGAGCGAAAGATAATTAGAAATCATTTTGAGAACAATACGATTTCACATGCTTCAGTAGTAGCCTTTATTGAAAATTTAAGAAAGTAG
- a CDS encoding peptidylprolyl isomerase, translating into MAVLSKIRKRSGLLLLAIGFALLAFVVQDLFTKGFKSLSKDVGSINGKDISFEEFRVKVANTEKNSQGQGQNMTAMQASNQVWSQEVNIALLTEEFEKLGIRVGEKHILEIFKSDPNIGQNQMFLNAAGKFDLNKFKEYFKATPEGVQMLKDREKDAELNAKYQIYNSLVKGAMYTTQTEGKFKYEAETNKVSFDFVSVPYSSIKDSDVKVTDDEIVAYMKTKEKKFKSEESRELDYVLIAEKPSAQDEAEIKKNVDALLLPSVRYNKETGKNDTIPGFKSATNNADFVNSNSDVPFDSTYIPKQNLPPASADQLFNLPVGEVFGPYMKDNYYCISKALGRKAGARVKASHILISWEGTKVPNKKEKRTKEQAKAKAEGLLAQAQANPGMFMMLAMTNSDDSSANQGGDLGYFSQGQMVKPFNDFVFSNPVGKIGLVETEFGYHIIQVTDKQDAVKLATIAQKIQPSEATNDKTYTQATKFEMDAATKDFAALVKQMKLTPNPAVRVKAVDESFGSISNQRQIVKWAFDKDTKIGDVKRFEIVNVGHVIAKVKSTAEKGLMTAEEARPQVEPILKNKKKAALISAKMKGSSLAAIAASNKATVMNAVDLTIENPNVPNAGFEPKVVGLAFSSKVGQLSKPIDGNSGVYVIATKVVTKAPAIKKYDDYINKLKPQVANYAGRVLPALKNDADIKDNRADFY; encoded by the coding sequence ATGGCAGTTTTATCAAAAATTAGAAAACGCTCAGGTTTACTTTTATTAGCAATTGGTTTTGCATTATTAGCTTTTGTTGTACAAGATTTGTTCACCAAAGGTTTTAAAAGTTTATCCAAAGACGTAGGAAGCATAAATGGAAAAGATATTTCTTTTGAAGAATTTAGAGTAAAAGTAGCAAATACAGAAAAAAACAGTCAAGGCCAAGGTCAAAACATGACTGCTATGCAAGCTTCAAACCAAGTTTGGAGTCAAGAAGTAAATATTGCTTTGCTAACGGAAGAATTTGAAAAATTAGGAATTCGTGTTGGTGAAAAACATATTTTAGAAATATTCAAATCTGATCCTAATATTGGACAAAACCAAATGTTTTTGAATGCAGCTGGTAAATTTGATTTGAACAAATTCAAAGAATATTTCAAAGCAACGCCCGAAGGTGTTCAAATGTTGAAAGACAGAGAGAAAGATGCAGAATTGAATGCCAAATACCAAATTTATAATTCATTGGTAAAAGGCGCCATGTACACTACACAAACAGAAGGTAAATTTAAATATGAAGCTGAAACTAACAAAGTAAGTTTTGATTTTGTTTCTGTTCCTTATTCCTCTATAAAAGACAGCGATGTAAAAGTAACGGATGATGAAATTGTTGCTTACATGAAAACGAAAGAGAAAAAATTCAAATCAGAAGAATCACGTGAGTTGGATTATGTTTTAATTGCTGAGAAACCATCGGCACAAGATGAAGCTGAAATTAAGAAAAACGTTGATGCCTTATTATTGCCAAGCGTTCGTTACAATAAAGAAACAGGTAAAAACGATACTATTCCTGGATTTAAATCGGCAACTAACAATGCAGATTTTGTAAACTCAAATTCTGACGTTCCGTTTGATTCAACTTACATACCAAAACAAAATTTGCCACCAGCTAGCGCTGATCAATTATTTAATTTACCTGTTGGTGAAGTTTTTGGACCTTATATGAAAGACAATTACTATTGCATTTCAAAAGCACTAGGTAGAAAAGCTGGTGCCAGAGTAAAAGCAAGTCATATTCTTATCAGCTGGGAAGGGACTAAAGTTCCAAACAAAAAAGAGAAAAGAACAAAAGAACAAGCTAAAGCTAAAGCAGAAGGATTGTTAGCACAAGCGCAAGCTAATCCTGGTATGTTTATGATGTTAGCCATGACTAACTCTGATGATTCATCAGCAAATCAAGGTGGAGATTTAGGCTATTTTTCACAAGGACAAATGGTAAAACCATTTAATGATTTTGTTTTCAGTAACCCAGTTGGAAAAATTGGTTTAGTAGAAACGGAATTTGGATATCATATTATTCAAGTGACTGATAAGCAAGATGCTGTTAAATTGGCAACTATTGCTCAAAAAATCCAACCATCTGAAGCTACTAATGACAAAACTTATACTCAAGCAACCAAATTTGAAATGGATGCTGCTACTAAAGATTTTGCTGCCTTAGTAAAACAAATGAAATTGACTCCTAACCCAGCAGTTAGAGTTAAAGCAGTGGATGAAAGTTTTGGATCCATCAGCAATCAAAGACAAATTGTAAAATGGGCCTTTGATAAAGACACTAAAATTGGTGATGTAAAACGTTTTGAAATTGTGAACGTAGGTCACGTAATTGCCAAAGTGAAAAGTACTGCTGAAAAAGGTTTAATGACAGCTGAAGAAGCAAGACCACAAGTAGAGCCAATTTTGAAAAACAAAAAGAAAGCAGCATTAATCTCTGCTAAAATGAAAGGCTCTTCATTGGCAGCTATTGCAGCTAGCAACAAAGCTACTGTAATGAATGCTGTTGATTTAACTATTGAAAATCCAAATGTACCAAATGCTGGTTTTGAACCAAAAGTTGTTGGATTAGCTTTTTCATCTAAAGTAGGTCAACTTTCTAAACCAATTGATGGAAATTCTGGAGTATATGTAATAGCTACGAAAGTGGTTACTAAAGCCCCAGCAATTAAGAAATATGATGATTACATCAACAAACTAAAACCTCAAGTGGCTAATTATGCTGGAAGAGTTTTACCAGCGTTGAAAAACGATGCTGACATTAAAGACAACAGAGCTGATTTTTATTAA
- a CDS encoding GYDIA family GHMP kinase: MKKTFYSNGKLLITGEYVVLDGAKAFALPTKFGQNLIVEESEGNVIHWKSYDSDKSVWFEDTIPFSSIVRKERFDDIKNIKNTLIEILHEAYLINSDFITAANGYTISTELTFPKLWGLGTSSTLINNIAQWLQIDAFKLLKRSFGGSGYDIACAQNNTPIVYQLINENPVVEIVQFNPDFKDKIFFVYLNKKQNSKAAIATYLSNRGNIEKSIPIINDITNKIIESTTASEFSLALQQHEIEMSAILEQVTAKETLFPDFDGVIKSLGAWGGDFVMSISKENPIEYFKDKGFQTVIPYSEMIL, from the coding sequence ATGAAAAAGACCTTTTACAGCAACGGAAAACTGCTCATCACAGGAGAATATGTAGTGCTGGATGGAGCCAAAGCTTTTGCATTGCCAACAAAGTTTGGTCAAAATCTTATTGTAGAAGAGTCTGAAGGAAATGTAATCCATTGGAAAAGTTATGATAGTGATAAAAGCGTTTGGTTCGAAGATACCATTCCGTTTTCTTCCATTGTCAGGAAAGAGCGTTTTGATGATATCAAAAACATTAAGAATACCTTAATCGAGATTTTGCATGAAGCCTATTTAATCAATTCTGATTTTATTACTGCTGCCAATGGATATACCATTTCAACAGAATTGACCTTCCCGAAACTTTGGGGGTTAGGAACGTCTTCTACATTAATTAATAACATTGCTCAATGGCTCCAAATAGATGCATTTAAGCTACTAAAAAGAAGTTTTGGAGGCAGTGGCTATGATATTGCTTGCGCTCAAAATAACACCCCTATTGTTTATCAATTGATCAACGAAAATCCAGTTGTTGAAATAGTACAATTCAACCCTGACTTTAAAGATAAAATCTTCTTTGTATATCTGAATAAAAAGCAAAATAGCAAAGCCGCTATAGCAACCTATTTAAGTAATCGAGGGAACATTGAAAAAAGCATTCCTATAATAAATGATATTACTAATAAGATAATCGAATCTACTACTGCAAGTGAATTTTCTTTAGCACTGCAACAACACGAGATTGAGATGAGTGCTATTTTAGAACAAGTAACCGCAAAAGAAACGTTGTTTCCCGATTTTGATGGAGTAATCAAAAGTCTTGGTGCGTGGGGTGGTGATTTTGTAATGAGCATTTCCAAAGAAAATCCAATAGAATATTTTAAAGACAAAGGGTTTCAAACCGTCATTCCTTATAGTGAAATGATCTTGTAA